A region of Nostoc sp. 'Peltigera membranacea cyanobiont' N6 DNA encodes the following proteins:
- a CDS encoding DUF4331 domain-containing protein — translation MVFFCIKRSPYWTKATRFFRPIVAFVAILLVVLTYATPKALASDHQDTTFLATKLTAADLTDLFVFESPTDPKNVVLVMDFDPLIVSGEKRPFDPNVLYQFKIDNTGDSIEDVVLQFNINGKGSHQTVTVRGPCRPTTVGTESALLPVSWTGQLNQTFAAYNGMKFFVGTRKDPFFFDLEQFFKIIPDRNYSLQPNPSPSFQVLSFRPPGQAKDTLAPFNVHSIIVELPRKLLGKGKIGAWMTTSVKTPRLRNGHFAQIERLAVPALNELFMDFKAHNNSNLQTPTKDASNQSQFIQAFVKAIGRPQGIADAVISVAIPDVIQADLSKPSGSYFGTQLGKNFGGRRPKDDVIDVTASVVFGNAVTGISTGIIPGLTSDNVGPNNANFLPTFPYLGNPL, via the coding sequence ATGGTATTTTTTTGTATCAAGAGGTCGCCATATTGGACTAAAGCTACTCGTTTTTTTCGTCCCATAGTGGCATTTGTCGCTATTTTGCTGGTAGTGCTAACCTATGCAACTCCTAAAGCTTTGGCTTCAGACCACCAGGACACAACTTTTCTTGCCACTAAGCTGACTGCTGCGGATCTCACAGATTTGTTTGTGTTTGAGAGTCCCACAGACCCCAAAAATGTTGTCTTAGTGATGGATTTCGACCCTCTGATCGTTTCTGGTGAAAAAAGACCATTCGATCCAAATGTTCTTTATCAGTTCAAGATTGATAACACTGGCGACAGTATTGAAGATGTCGTACTCCAATTCAATATAAATGGTAAAGGCTCACACCAAACTGTCACAGTGCGCGGCCCATGTCGTCCAACCACAGTAGGAACAGAGTCAGCTTTACTCCCAGTGAGTTGGACAGGGCAACTCAACCAAACATTCGCCGCATATAACGGCATGAAGTTCTTTGTTGGGACACGCAAAGACCCGTTCTTTTTCGATTTGGAACAGTTCTTTAAAATCATCCCGGATCGGAACTATAGCCTTCAGCCTAATCCCAGTCCTTCCTTCCAAGTTCTTTCCTTTAGACCACCTGGACAAGCAAAAGACACCCTAGCCCCATTCAATGTCCACTCAATTATTGTCGAGCTACCCAGGAAACTGCTTGGTAAAGGCAAGATTGGTGCTTGGATGACAACTAGTGTTAAAACTCCTAGACTCAGAAATGGGCATTTTGCTCAGATTGAGCGGTTAGCAGTTCCAGCCCTGAATGAACTTTTTATGGACTTTAAAGCTCATAATAATAGTAATCTTCAGACACCAACTAAAGACGCTAGCAATCAATCCCAATTCATTCAAGCCTTTGTGAAAGCGATCGGTAGACCTCAAGGTATAGCCGATGCAGTGATCTCAGTGGCGATTCCTGATGTTATCCAAGCTGACCTTTCTAAACCTAGCGGTAGTTATTTTGGGACTCAGTTAGGCAAAAATTTTGGTGGTAGAAGACCAAAAGATGACGTAATTGATGTAACTGCATCTGTTGTCTTTGGTAATGCAGTTACAGGCATTTCTACTGGTATTATTCCGGGGCTGACTAGCGATAATGTTGGGCCTAATAATGCCAACTTTCTTCCTACCTTCCCTTATTTAGGCAATCCTTTGTAA